The Candidatus Binatia bacterium genome contains a region encoding:
- a CDS encoding CoA transferase codes for MTERKTGILRGITVLDFTRAVAGGYCTRLLCDMGASVIKIEPPPIGDGIRLLPPFGGESWAMPPSMSPTFVHCNAGKKSLCMDLKRPEAIDLVKRLVPSVDVVVENYTRHVMPSFGLAYDDLRRLREDLVMCSISGFGMEGPLADRPAADAVGQAMGGMLSLCGEEHGYPYMAGNGIADSVTATTAALGIVAALFERLRTGTGQHIDISMMDTVFAVDCAAAPSYVASRGAYSVPRGGRFHHLACPWGVFKGPQDKYLVIMAPHDIPWERLARVMARPELIDDPEFASMDARQRNREKVHGIIEEFLQTFPTAEAAYKTLSDAKIIAGVVLDPWEVANHPQMASRNMIHSIPYPLADPVPTISTAVHFSKSPLTVGRAPFVGEHNRTVLRDFLGLSEDELDRLHENGALYQDDVVPHLAAHTP; via the coding sequence ATGACTGAACGGAAGACCGGCATCCTGCGAGGCATCACGGTGCTCGATTTCACGCGCGCTGTGGCCGGGGGCTATTGTACCCGCCTGCTGTGTGACATGGGGGCGTCCGTCATCAAAATCGAGCCGCCCCCGATCGGTGACGGCATACGGCTGCTACCGCCCTTCGGCGGGGAATCATGGGCGATGCCGCCGTCCATGAGCCCGACCTTCGTGCACTGCAACGCCGGGAAGAAAAGCCTGTGCATGGACCTCAAGCGGCCTGAGGCTATCGACCTGGTCAAGAGACTGGTGCCGAGCGTGGACGTGGTGGTGGAGAACTATACCCGCCACGTCATGCCGAGTTTCGGTCTGGCCTACGACGATCTCCGCCGCCTGCGCGAAGATCTCGTGATGTGCTCGATCAGCGGCTTCGGAATGGAGGGGCCGTTGGCGGATAGGCCGGCCGCAGACGCGGTGGGCCAAGCCATGGGCGGGATGCTCTCGCTCTGCGGTGAAGAGCATGGGTATCCGTACATGGCGGGTAACGGCATCGCCGATAGTGTGACGGCGACGACCGCAGCATTGGGGATCGTCGCCGCCCTCTTCGAGCGATTGCGTACCGGCACGGGCCAGCACATCGACATCTCCATGATGGACACGGTGTTTGCGGTGGATTGCGCTGCCGCGCCTTCCTATGTCGCCTCGCGCGGAGCGTACTCCGTCCCGCGTGGCGGCCGCTTTCACCACTTGGCGTGCCCCTGGGGTGTATTCAAGGGGCCGCAGGACAAGTACCTGGTCATCATGGCGCCCCATGACATTCCATGGGAGCGCCTCGCGCGTGTCATGGCACGTCCGGAGCTGATCGACGATCCGGAGTTCGCCAGCATGGATGCGCGCCAAAGGAACCGTGAAAAAGTCCACGGCATCATCGAGGAATTCCTGCAGACGTTTCCGACCGCCGAGGCGGCGTATAAGACGCTGTCGGACGCCAAGATCATCGCGGGGGTGGTGCTCGATCCCTGGGAAGTTGCGAATCATCCCCAGATGGCGTCGCGCAACATGATCCACAGCATTCCCTATCCGCTGGCGGACCCGGTGCCGACGATCTCGACCGCGGTGCACTTCTCGAAGTCCCCACTCACCGTTGGCCGCGCACCGTTCGTCGGCGAGCACAATCGCACGGTGTTGCGGGACTTCCTCGGGCTGTCCGAGGACGAGCTGGATCGGCTGCACGAGAACGGAGCGCTCTATCAGGATGATGTCGTGCCGCATCTCGCCGCTCATACGCCCTGA
- a CDS encoding crotonase/enoyl-CoA hydratase family protein: MSEAALLIDRDGHIVTLTMNRPRYKNAMNPEVLCRFADAWEMINADADIRVVILTGAGGIFSAGADLDAVARRWQSGEPPRDDFERCFREDPTIMWKGLLRDYRCVKPIIAAVEGPCIAGGTEILESTDIRVAGEGATFGISEVRWSLFPLAGSTVRLRRQIPYTKAMEMLLTGDHYSAAEALQMGLIGRVVPTGHALATAREIAARVAANGPLAVQGIKKSVQETDGLPEKQALAIEFEIGMGVVVSEDAREGPRAFLEKRPAQYKGR, encoded by the coding sequence GTGAGCGAAGCCGCGTTGCTGATCGACCGTGATGGCCACATCGTCACGCTCACCATGAACCGGCCCCGGTACAAGAACGCGATGAACCCCGAAGTGCTGTGCCGGTTCGCCGATGCGTGGGAGATGATCAACGCGGATGCCGACATCCGTGTCGTCATCCTCACCGGTGCCGGCGGCATCTTCTCAGCCGGCGCCGATCTCGATGCCGTGGCGCGGCGCTGGCAAAGTGGGGAACCCCCGCGCGACGACTTCGAGCGCTGTTTCCGGGAAGATCCCACCATCATGTGGAAGGGGTTGTTGCGTGACTATCGCTGCGTGAAGCCTATCATCGCCGCCGTGGAAGGCCCATGCATCGCTGGCGGCACCGAGATCCTGGAGTCGACCGACATCCGGGTGGCGGGCGAGGGCGCGACCTTCGGGATCTCCGAGGTGCGCTGGAGCTTGTTCCCGCTTGCCGGCTCCACGGTGCGGCTGCGCCGCCAGATTCCGTACACGAAAGCGATGGAGATGCTGCTGACCGGCGATCACTACTCGGCGGCTGAGGCGTTGCAGATGGGGCTGATCGGGAGGGTGGTACCCACGGGTCATGCCCTCGCGACCGCGCGCGAGATCGCCGCGCGTGTCGCTGCCAACGGCCCCCTCGCCGTGCAAGGGATCAAGAAGTCTGTGCAGGAAACCGATGGGCTCCCGGAGAAGCAGGCGCTCGCCATCGAGTTTGAGATCGGAATGGGAGTTGTCGTGAGCGAGGACGCCCGCGAAGGACCGCGCGCCTTTCTGGAGAAGCGCCCGGCGCAGTACAAAGGACGTTGA